A single Bosea sp. PAMC 26642 DNA region contains:
- a CDS encoding ATP-binding cassette domain-containing protein, translating into MTELLRLSGISKSFGAVQALSNVMFDLRDSEVLALAGDNGAGKSTLVKIISGAQTADSGDYLFNGATVTVRKPDDARALGIETVYQDLALFDNSNVAENIFAGRELVGKTPGIRFLKAVEMHERAAELLKSLKIHIQSTHFTVKSMSGGQRQSVAIARAVAFGRKVVILDEPTAALGVPEQEKVLSLIKDLKERGFSIILISHNLHHIFAVSDRIHVLRQGRTAGVRETAGTTPDEIVKLITGGNLVVH; encoded by the coding sequence ATGACCGAGCTACTCAGGCTGAGCGGCATCTCGAAATCATTTGGAGCGGTTCAGGCGCTCTCGAACGTGATGTTCGATCTGCGGGATTCCGAAGTCCTGGCGCTTGCCGGGGACAACGGTGCCGGCAAATCGACGCTGGTGAAGATCATCTCCGGCGCGCAGACGGCCGATTCCGGTGACTACCTCTTCAACGGCGCGACCGTCACCGTCCGCAAGCCCGACGATGCGCGCGCGCTCGGAATCGAGACAGTCTACCAGGATCTGGCGCTGTTCGATAATTCCAACGTCGCCGAGAACATTTTCGCCGGCCGCGAACTGGTCGGCAAGACACCCGGCATCCGCTTCCTGAAGGCGGTCGAGATGCATGAGCGCGCAGCCGAGCTGCTGAAATCGCTGAAGATTCATATCCAGTCGACCCATTTCACCGTGAAGAGCATGTCGGGGGGGCAGCGGCAAAGCGTCGCCATCGCGCGCGCCGTCGCCTTCGGCCGCAAGGTCGTCATCCTCGACGAGCCGACGGCGGCGCTCGGCGTGCCCGAGCAGGAAAAGGTCTTGTCCCTGATCAAGGACCTGAAGGAGCGCGGCTTCTCCATCATCCTGATCAGCCACAATTTGCATCACATCTTCGCCGTGAGCGACCGCATCCACGTCCTTCGGCAGGGCCGGACGGCCGGCGTGCGCGAGACTGCCGGGACCACGCCGGACGAAATCGTGAAGCTGATCACGGGCGGCAACCTGGTGGTCCACTGA
- a CDS encoding acetolactate synthase catalytic subunit — protein MTNASSAPAPMKHSNLNGAHVMAAALRRHGVEIVFGQSIPAALFLVAPSYGIRQIGYRTENAGAVMADAYARVSGKVAVVTAQNGPAATLLVAGLAEAYKASVPIVAIVQDVPRAFADKNAFQELDHLDLFKGVAKWIRRLSDVDRIDDYIDMAFTAAASGRCGPAVLIVPIDLFQDQARTATGSRVASLGSFPLDRCAPDPARVREAAEWLAKAERPLIIAGGGVHVSGAAAALAELQDMSGIPVATTVMGKGAVSEEHPLSVGVVGYFMADRSRTKHLREMVTGADVILLIGNRTNQNGTDSWSLYPAGARYIHLDIDGQEIGRNYEALRLLGDARLGIEALIDALQSGDLSKRRAARDGVEKGIAAGRFAGRRDADTQERSDASPVRPERLMRDLDGVLPEDAIVVSDASYSSIWIANFLTSRRPGMRFITPRGLAGLGWGLPYALGAKCARPDATVFALVGDGGFAHVWSELETARRMNLNVVVTVLNNSILGYEKHAEKVIFNDYSDACDFMPVDHAAIARATGCVGVRIEQAADFLPALKEAFARPNTTVIDAITAEDAYPPISFFNDHSALSY, from the coding sequence ATGACGAACGCAAGCAGCGCCCCCGCGCCGATGAAGCACTCCAACCTCAATGGCGCCCATGTCATGGCCGCCGCCCTGCGCCGGCACGGCGTCGAAATCGTCTTCGGGCAGTCAATTCCCGCTGCGCTGTTCCTCGTGGCGCCGTCTTACGGCATCCGCCAGATCGGCTACCGCACTGAGAATGCCGGCGCGGTGATGGCGGATGCTTATGCCCGCGTCTCGGGCAAGGTCGCGGTCGTGACCGCGCAGAACGGGCCGGCGGCGACCCTGCTCGTTGCGGGGCTGGCAGAGGCCTACAAAGCGTCCGTGCCGATCGTTGCGATCGTCCAGGACGTTCCGCGCGCCTTCGCCGACAAGAACGCCTTCCAGGAGCTCGACCATCTCGATTTGTTCAAGGGCGTCGCGAAATGGATCCGGCGCCTGAGCGATGTCGACCGCATCGACGATTACATCGACATGGCCTTCACCGCCGCCGCATCGGGCCGCTGCGGCCCCGCCGTGCTGATCGTGCCGATCGACCTGTTCCAGGACCAAGCCAGGACGGCGACGGGCTCTCGCGTCGCCAGCCTGGGCAGCTTCCCGCTCGATCGCTGCGCGCCTGATCCCGCCCGGGTGCGGGAGGCGGCCGAATGGCTCGCCAAGGCCGAACGGCCGCTGATTATCGCCGGTGGCGGCGTGCATGTGTCGGGCGCGGCCGCCGCGCTCGCTGAGCTTCAGGACATGTCGGGCATCCCGGTCGCCACGACCGTCATGGGCAAGGGCGCCGTCAGCGAGGAGCATCCGCTTTCCGTCGGCGTCGTCGGTTATTTCATGGCCGATCGCAGCCGCACGAAACATCTGCGCGAGATGGTCACGGGCGCCGACGTCATCTTGCTGATCGGCAACCGCACCAACCAGAACGGCACCGACAGTTGGAGCCTCTACCCTGCGGGTGCGCGCTACATCCATCTCGACATCGACGGCCAGGAGATCGGCCGCAACTATGAGGCGCTGCGCCTGCTCGGCGATGCGCGGCTTGGAATCGAGGCTCTGATTGACGCGCTCCAATCAGGTGATCTGTCGAAGCGCCGTGCGGCGCGCGATGGCGTGGAGAAGGGGATCGCCGCGGGCCGCTTCGCCGGCAGGCGGGACGCTGACACTCAGGAGCGCTCCGACGCCAGCCCGGTGCGTCCGGAGCGCCTGATGCGCGATCTCGACGGCGTTCTGCCCGAAGACGCCATCGTCGTCTCCGATGCGAGCTATTCGTCGATCTGGATCGCCAATTTCCTGACCAGCCGCCGGCCGGGGATGCGCTTCATAACGCCGCGCGGCCTTGCGGGTCTCGGCTGGGGGCTGCCCTATGCGCTCGGCGCCAAATGCGCCCGGCCGGACGCGACCGTGTTCGCGCTGGTCGGCGATGGTGGCTTCGCCCATGTTTGGTCGGAGCTTGAGACGGCCCGCCGGATGAACCTCAACGTCGTCGTAACGGTGCTGAATAATTCGATTCTCGGCTATGAGAAGCACGCCGAGAAAGTGATCTTCAACGACTACAGCGACGCCTGCGATTTCATGCCCGTCGACCACGCCGCGATCGCCAGGGCGACGGGCTGCGTCGGCGTCCGGATCGAGCAGGCGGCCGATTTCCTGCCTGCTCTCAAGGAAGCCTTCGCCCGCCCCAATACCACGGTCATCGACGCCATCACAGCTGAGGACGCCTACCCGCCCATCAGCTTCTTCAACGATCACAGCGCCTTATCGTACTGA
- the gcvA gene encoding transcriptional regulator GcvA, with protein sequence MRASAKISTPGELRSAAGAKRPRLPPLKSLLAFEAASRHGSFAQGAEELGVTPSAVSHQIQVLEDFLGVKLFQRHAGRATLTGEGRIYSREMEHAFRSIAEATKLVAPQSQQDHLVIASGPSFAAKWLQPRLSDFQSAHPAVRVRLSTLSSTDDLDATRFDIAIAYALPQTTRHDVRPLLVERLRPLCSPALADALGLQTLRDLSRATLIHSTNAVTWTDYLRNLGLSDLRPANEFWLDRSSMAIDAAVRSQGIVLEGEILVEQELRDGTLIAPFDDETCSIVATSYYLVRPKGFRSGSQIAAFEKWLQSALDDANLTKQRSPVDA encoded by the coding sequence ATGCGAGCCAGCGCGAAAATCTCAACACCCGGTGAATTGCGTTCAGCAGCAGGTGCGAAGCGGCCCCGGCTGCCACCGCTCAAGTCGCTGCTCGCCTTCGAGGCGGCGTCTAGGCATGGCAGCTTCGCCCAGGGCGCCGAGGAACTTGGTGTCACGCCGTCAGCGGTGAGCCATCAAATTCAGGTGCTAGAAGACTTCTTAGGCGTGAAACTCTTTCAGCGCCACGCAGGCCGCGCGACGCTGACAGGAGAGGGACGGATTTACAGCCGGGAGATGGAGCATGCCTTCAGGTCCATCGCCGAGGCCACCAAGTTGGTCGCTCCCCAATCGCAACAGGACCATCTCGTCATCGCGTCGGGGCCGAGTTTTGCAGCCAAATGGCTCCAGCCCCGACTCTCCGACTTCCAGAGCGCTCATCCCGCTGTAAGGGTCAGGCTCTCGACCTTATCGAGCACGGATGATCTCGATGCCACCCGCTTCGATATCGCGATCGCCTACGCCTTGCCCCAGACGACCAGGCATGACGTCCGGCCCCTGCTGGTAGAGCGTCTGCGTCCCTTATGCAGCCCAGCGCTGGCAGACGCGTTAGGTCTTCAGACGCTGCGAGACCTTAGTCGGGCAACCCTGATCCACTCGACGAACGCCGTGACCTGGACCGATTATCTGCGAAATCTTGGCCTCTCCGACCTACGCCCGGCCAACGAGTTCTGGCTGGACAGGTCGAGCATGGCCATCGACGCGGCGGTAAGAAGCCAGGGCATCGTTCTGGAAGGCGAGATTCTGGTCGAACAGGAATTGCGCGACGGCACGCTCATCGCCCCATTCGACGATGAGACCTGCAGCATCGTGGCAACATCTTATTATCTCGTGCGCCCAAAAGGATTCAGGAGCGGCAGTCAGATCGCAGCATTCGAAAAATGGCTCCAGTCCGCCTTGGATGATGCGAACCTCACGAAGCAGCGCTCACCTGTCGATGCGTAG
- a CDS encoding aspartate aminotransferase family protein, whose product MTETLLDASKEYLVRYGGDVFPALFTSAKGTIVKDSTGRDYLDFTSGQMCATIGHNHPAIVEAVHRAGEKAFHFFSGMIPEVVAELAQTLAHDWLPGDIKRSIFINTGSEATEVALRMAKMYTDGYEILALGGSWHGITGGASSVSMASDRKGYGVPAPGVFVIPEPNAYRPYIQGATEEEAALANLDLALKMFDMQSAGRGAAIIVEPVISAGGVLVPPKSFMQALRKAADDRGMLLIFDEAQTAFGRIGTKTGSEYFDVVPDIMTMSKTLGGGLPIAAVATTAKIEDDIHSKKFAFYTSHVSDPLAAEVGLAVLDVIKKEKLVARSKEMGGYLRGRFEELQQRYEEIGDVRGLGLLLGVELVTDRASRKPAHALGALTTQKCFENGLSMNIRRRPERGSVWRIAPPLTVSHSEIDQAVDILEKALRESRDELAAAKAA is encoded by the coding sequence ATGACCGAGACGCTTCTGGACGCATCGAAGGAATATCTGGTCCGCTATGGCGGCGACGTATTCCCAGCGCTGTTCACCTCGGCGAAAGGCACGATCGTCAAGGATTCAACCGGTCGCGATTATCTGGATTTCACCTCCGGGCAGATGTGCGCCACGATCGGCCACAACCACCCCGCCATCGTCGAGGCCGTGCATCGCGCTGGCGAGAAGGCCTTCCACTTCTTCAGCGGCATGATCCCGGAGGTCGTGGCCGAGCTCGCCCAGACCCTCGCTCACGACTGGTTGCCGGGCGACATCAAGCGCTCGATCTTCATCAACACCGGCTCGGAGGCGACGGAAGTCGCCTTGCGCATGGCCAAGATGTACACCGACGGCTATGAGATCCTGGCGCTCGGAGGCTCCTGGCACGGCATCACCGGTGGGGCGAGCTCGGTCTCGATGGCGAGCGACCGCAAGGGCTATGGCGTACCCGCACCCGGCGTCTTCGTGATCCCCGAGCCCAATGCCTACCGGCCCTACATCCAGGGCGCCACCGAAGAGGAGGCTGCGCTCGCCAATCTCGACCTTGCCCTGAAGATGTTCGACATGCAGTCGGCCGGCCGAGGTGCCGCGATCATCGTCGAGCCCGTGATCAGCGCCGGTGGCGTACTGGTGCCTCCGAAGTCCTTCATGCAGGCGCTGCGCAAGGCCGCCGACGACCGCGGCATGCTCCTGATCTTCGACGAGGCGCAGACGGCTTTCGGGCGCATCGGGACGAAGACCGGCTCCGAGTATTTCGACGTCGTTCCCGACATCATGACGATGTCTAAGACGCTCGGCGGCGGCCTGCCGATCGCCGCAGTCGCGACCACAGCCAAGATCGAGGACGACATCCACTCCAAGAAGTTCGCCTTCTATACGAGCCATGTCTCCGATCCGCTGGCGGCCGAGGTGGGCCTCGCCGTACTCGACGTGATCAAGAAGGAGAAACTGGTCGCGCGCTCGAAGGAGATGGGCGGATACCTGCGCGGCCGCTTCGAGGAATTGCAGCAGCGCTATGAGGAGATCGGCGACGTGCGCGGCCTTGGCCTGCTGCTGGGCGTCGAGCTCGTCACCGACCGCGCCTCGCGTAAACCCGCTCATGCGCTGGGAGCGCTGACGACGCAGAAATGCTTCGAGAACGGGTTGAGCATGAACATTCGGCGCCGTCCCGAACGCGGCTCGGTCTGGCGGATCGCGCCGCCGCTGACCGTCTCCCACAGCGAGATCGACCAGGCAGTGGACATCCTCGAAAAGGCGCTGCGCGAAAGCCGTGACGAACTCGCCGCCGCCAAGGCTGCCTGA
- a CDS encoding amino acid ABC transporter substrate-binding protein encodes MTTKHAVLSMLATAACLAATTSAHAASTTLDKIKSSGTLTLGYRESSVPFAYLGAEQKPVGLSMDLCAAVADKVKAQLNLPALKVAYTAVNASNRIPLIQNGTIDVECGSTTNTADRQKQVAFSVATFASQPSWLTTKATGITNAAGLKGKTVVVTQGSLNLALAQKISKEGSLDLTFIQAKEQAESLLMLRTGRAAAWFEDKILQAGLAAAAPDPKALTFLADQYGGNDYYGLMLPKDDAEFKAVVDGAIKEKMASGEFARLYAKWFTSPIPPNGQNLALEMSEALKARVASPSDALTP; translated from the coding sequence ATGACGACGAAACACGCTGTTCTGTCCATGCTGGCCACTGCCGCGTGCTTGGCGGCGACAACTTCCGCCCACGCCGCAAGTACGACTCTCGATAAGATCAAGTCGAGCGGAACGCTGACGCTGGGCTATCGCGAGTCTTCCGTTCCCTTTGCCTATCTGGGCGCCGAGCAGAAGCCGGTTGGGCTGTCGATGGACCTCTGCGCTGCCGTCGCGGACAAGGTCAAGGCGCAGTTGAACCTGCCCGCACTTAAGGTCGCCTATACGGCGGTCAACGCCTCCAACCGCATTCCGCTGATCCAGAACGGCACCATCGACGTCGAGTGCGGCAGCACGACCAACACCGCCGACCGCCAGAAGCAGGTGGCATTCTCGGTGGCGACTTTTGCGAGCCAGCCGAGCTGGCTGACGACGAAAGCCACGGGCATCACGAACGCTGCCGGCCTCAAGGGCAAGACCGTGGTCGTGACGCAAGGCTCGCTCAACCTGGCGCTGGCACAGAAGATCAGCAAGGAGGGGAGTCTCGACCTCACCTTCATTCAGGCCAAGGAGCAGGCCGAGTCACTGCTGATGCTGCGCACAGGGCGCGCGGCGGCCTGGTTCGAGGACAAGATCCTGCAAGCTGGGCTGGCGGCGGCCGCTCCCGATCCCAAAGCGCTTACCTTCCTGGCGGATCAGTATGGCGGAAACGACTATTACGGCCTGATGCTTCCCAAGGACGATGCGGAATTCAAGGCCGTGGTCGACGGGGCGATCAAGGAGAAGATGGCATCGGGCGAATTCGCCAGGCTTTACGCCAAATGGTTCACCTCGCCGATTCCGCCCAACGGACAGAACCTCGCCCTTGAGATGAGCGAAGCCCTGAAGGCGCGCGTGGCCTCCCCCAGTGACGCGCTCACGCCCTGA
- a CDS encoding amino acid ABC transporter permease, with protein sequence MFDLLFERGPDGALYLVWLLSGLGWTLALAFFGWLFAFVIGVFVGINRTRARRVVSFAARLYVEIFRNTPLLVQLFLWYFVLPEMLPATAGDWLKQMPPPWGSFVPALICLSFYTGARVAEQVRAGIEALPRGQSEAAAALGLKPGQVYRHVIVPQALRMIVPSLTSEVMGIYKNTSVALTIGVIELTAQARQISEATFQTFAAFAWATLIYLALALAAYQLMSIIDGRLKIPSHQPGAPRRPREPPLDTGLFPSSEAHIPAGNRP encoded by the coding sequence GTGTTCGACCTTCTTTTCGAGCGAGGACCCGATGGCGCGCTTTACCTCGTTTGGCTTCTCTCCGGGCTGGGCTGGACGCTGGCGCTCGCCTTCTTCGGCTGGTTGTTCGCCTTCGTCATCGGAGTTTTCGTTGGCATCAACCGCACCAGGGCGCGCAGGGTCGTCTCTTTCGCCGCGCGGCTCTATGTCGAGATCTTCCGCAACACGCCCCTGCTGGTGCAGCTCTTTCTCTGGTACTTCGTCCTACCCGAGATGCTGCCGGCGACGGCCGGCGACTGGCTCAAGCAGATGCCACCGCCTTGGGGCTCCTTCGTCCCGGCGCTGATATGCCTCAGCTTCTACACCGGAGCGCGGGTCGCCGAGCAGGTCCGGGCGGGCATCGAGGCGCTTCCGCGCGGCCAAAGCGAGGCCGCCGCCGCGCTGGGCCTAAAGCCCGGCCAGGTCTACCGGCACGTTATCGTGCCGCAGGCGCTGCGCATGATCGTGCCGAGCCTGACCAGCGAGGTCATGGGCATCTACAAGAATACCTCCGTTGCGCTGACGATTGGCGTCATCGAACTGACCGCGCAGGCGCGCCAGATCAGCGAGGCGACGTTTCAGACTTTCGCCGCCTTCGCCTGGGCGACGTTGATCTACCTGGCTCTGGCGCTGGCCGCATATCAGTTGATGAGCATCATCGATGGCCGGCTGAAGATACCTAGTCATCAACCGGGCGCGCCGCGTCGGCCACGCGAGCCACCACTCGATACCGGCCTTTTCCCCTCCTCCGAAGCGCACATTCCCGCAGGAAACCGTCCGTGA
- a CDS encoding amino acid ABC transporter permease, with protein sequence MNSLDFSVVWQSAPYLWQGLQFSLALTAAAFIIGMVFGTLLALAQHLELPVIAQIARGYVALMRSVPLIMVLFWFFFLMPLMIGHLSGSGRPVPIGATATAFVTFGLFEAAYYCEIIRSGLRAIPKGQYEAARALSLGAIKTYRLIIMPQVVRAVSPILLTQTIILFQDTSLVYVLSLTDLLGAASKMSQINGRLVEMYLAVALVYFLICSSASQFVASLGGKIRRH encoded by the coding sequence GTGAACTCGCTCGACTTCTCCGTGGTCTGGCAGTCCGCGCCGTACCTCTGGCAGGGCTTGCAATTCTCGCTCGCGCTAACGGCCGCGGCCTTCATCATCGGCATGGTCTTTGGCACGCTGCTGGCTTTGGCGCAGCATCTAGAACTCCCGGTTATCGCCCAGATCGCGCGCGGCTATGTCGCGCTGATGCGATCGGTTCCGCTGATCATGGTGCTGTTCTGGTTCTTCTTCCTGATGCCGCTGATGATCGGCCATCTGAGCGGCAGCGGCCGACCCGTGCCGATCGGCGCGACCGCGACCGCCTTCGTCACCTTCGGCCTTTTCGAGGCAGCCTATTACTGCGAAATCATCCGCTCAGGCCTTCGCGCCATCCCCAAGGGACAATATGAGGCGGCGCGCGCATTGTCGCTGGGAGCGATCAAGACTTACCGCCTCATCATCATGCCGCAGGTGGTGCGCGCGGTCAGCCCGATCCTGCTGACGCAGACCATCATCCTGTTCCAGGACACTTCGCTGGTCTACGTTCTGTCCCTCACGGACCTGCTGGGCGCAGCCTCGAAGATGTCCCAAATCAATGGGCGCCTGGTCGAGATGTATCTCGCTGTGGCGCTCGTCTACTTCCTGATTTGCAGTTCGGCGTCGCAGTTCGTCGCAAGTCTCGGCGGAAAGATCAGGCGCCACTAG
- a CDS encoding LysR substrate-binding domain-containing protein — MYAREVEHAFGVLASATSLVAPRAQHGQLLIAAGPSFAARWLQPRLPDFLRANPDARVRLSTLCYRDDIEADRFDIAIAYGRPADSQKLVEPLITERLRPMCSPELAVAIRAAEDLARVPLIHSVNALTWPDYLRRIGQDGLQGANDIWLDQSDMAIEAAVQGAGVILESRVLASAELDSGKLVALFDEEGHSFDVTTYYLVKARKQHRTNQVNAFERWLKTAVDRYQGSVG; from the coding sequence TTGTACGCCCGCGAGGTCGAGCATGCCTTCGGCGTTCTGGCGAGCGCGACCAGCCTCGTGGCACCGCGCGCGCAGCATGGCCAATTGCTGATCGCTGCCGGACCGAGCTTTGCCGCCAGATGGCTCCAACCGCGTCTTCCGGACTTCCTGCGCGCCAACCCCGACGCCAGGGTGCGCTTGTCGACGCTATGCTACCGCGACGACATCGAGGCCGACCGGTTCGACATCGCGATCGCTTATGGACGCCCGGCCGACAGCCAAAAGCTCGTGGAGCCCCTGATCACCGAGAGACTGCGCCCCATGTGCAGCCCCGAACTTGCCGTCGCGATCCGCGCTGCGGAGGATCTTGCGAGAGTTCCGCTCATCCACTCCGTGAATGCTCTGACCTGGCCGGATTATCTGCGACGGATCGGTCAGGACGGGCTGCAGGGCGCCAACGACATCTGGCTCGATCAGTCCGACATGGCGATCGAGGCCGCCGTTCAGGGCGCCGGTGTCATTCTCGAAAGCCGGGTTCTGGCAAGCGCAGAACTGGACAGCGGAAAGCTCGTCGCGCTCTTCGACGAAGAGGGCCACAGCTTCGACGTGACGACGTATTATCTGGTCAAGGCCCGCAAGCAGCACCGCACCAATCAGGTCAACGCATTCGAGCGCTGGCTCAAGACGGCCGTAGACAGATACCAAGGCTCGGTAGGATAA
- the dapA gene encoding 4-hydroxy-tetrahydrodipicolinate synthase: MKFTPNGIYTAIVTPLTEADEIDEATLRKLIDYQIVEGAAGLLVIGGSGEFVSLTPTERQRVIDIALDQTARRVPVIIGALAPGTREVQETARYAADAGASAVLVLPSYYIKASPTGIVEHFKRVAGATSIPIVAYNNSGRTGITLDIPLLESLAAIPSIVALKECERDLAIVSAKIRAVGERIAIMSGDDDLGFPTFLLGSPGGIFMTSNLVPAFHRKLLEVTQRGNLTAARQGHYALLGLVDALYTANHPGPLKDAMALIGHTVGPVRAPLQRASAATLERAKKALDEIAAVAFD; encoded by the coding sequence ATGAAGTTTACGCCCAACGGCATCTACACCGCCATCGTGACGCCCCTGACCGAAGCCGACGAGATTGACGAGGCGACGCTCCGCAAGCTGATCGACTATCAGATCGTCGAGGGCGCTGCCGGCCTGCTCGTCATCGGCGGAAGTGGCGAGTTCGTCAGCCTGACGCCGACCGAGCGCCAGCGCGTGATCGATATCGCGCTCGACCAGACGGCGCGGCGAGTGCCGGTGATCATCGGCGCGCTGGCGCCCGGCACGCGCGAGGTCCAGGAGACGGCGCGCTATGCCGCTGATGCCGGCGCGAGCGCGGTGCTCGTCCTGCCGTCCTACTACATCAAGGCCAGCCCCACTGGGATCGTCGAGCATTTCAAGCGGGTCGCCGGTGCGACCTCCATCCCGATCGTCGCCTACAACAATTCGGGGCGGACGGGCATCACGCTCGACATCCCGCTGCTGGAGAGCCTCGCAGCGATACCCTCGATCGTCGCCCTAAAGGAATGCGAGCGGGATTTGGCGATCGTTTCGGCGAAAATCCGCGCGGTCGGCGAACGGATCGCGATCATGTCGGGCGATGACGATCTCGGCTTCCCGACCTTTCTACTGGGCAGCCCCGGCGGCATCTTCATGACGTCGAACCTGGTGCCAGCCTTCCATCGCAAGCTGCTAGAAGTCACGCAACGAGGCAATCTGACCGCCGCGCGGCAGGGGCATTACGCGCTGCTCGGACTGGTCGATGCGCTCTATACCGCCAATCATCCGGGGCCGCTGAAGGATGCGATGGCACTGATCGGACATACGGTCGGCCCGGTCAGGGCGCCGCTGCAGCGCGCGAGCGCAGCAACGCTGGAGCGCGCCAAAAAAGCGCTGGACGAGATCGCGGCGGTCGCGTTCGACTGA
- a CDS encoding aspartate aminotransferase family protein — MTMVSIFEARANRHLLRYGCDFAKFVPAKGEGSWLYDATGQRMLDFTSGQMSSILGHCHPEVVATLRAAAGTLDHLFSAMISEPVVGLAEKLAEQVPELPRVMLLSTGGESNEAAIKLAKTVTGKWEIVAFSKSYHGVTAGAAAATFKIGRGGVGPLPAGYYAIPAPNAYRPRFVGVDWRQELDDAFSQIDQQCTGNLAAFIAEPILSSGGVIELPPGYLTALKAHCEARGMLLILDEAQTGLGRTGTMFAFQRDGVVPDILTLSKTLGAGMPLAAVMTSERIAQAADDNGFFFYTTHVNDPLPAAVGLKVLEIVVRDRLHERAKQAGDQLAAGLLRLKQRHPCIGDVRGRGLLRGIEFTDHDGKDATQISNAVTYAAMDIGLVANLVRSGTSGGVMRIAPPLTVKDEEIEQGLDLLGRAIATVTRH; from the coding sequence ATGACAATGGTCAGTATTTTCGAGGCGCGCGCGAATCGCCACCTGCTTCGATACGGATGCGATTTTGCCAAATTCGTTCCGGCGAAAGGCGAAGGGTCCTGGTTATACGATGCGACCGGACAGCGCATGCTGGATTTCACCTCGGGGCAGATGAGCTCCATCCTAGGGCACTGCCATCCTGAGGTCGTCGCGACCCTGCGAGCAGCTGCTGGGACGCTGGATCACCTGTTCTCGGCGATGATCTCAGAGCCCGTCGTCGGCCTCGCCGAGAAGCTGGCCGAACAGGTTCCCGAACTACCCAGGGTGATGCTGCTTTCGACAGGCGGCGAATCTAACGAGGCGGCGATCAAGCTCGCCAAGACCGTGACTGGCAAATGGGAGATCGTTGCCTTCTCCAAATCCTATCACGGCGTCACCGCCGGCGCTGCGGCGGCGACGTTTAAGATCGGCCGTGGGGGTGTCGGGCCGCTTCCCGCCGGCTATTACGCAATCCCTGCTCCCAACGCCTACAGGCCGCGCTTTGTCGGTGTGGACTGGCGGCAAGAGCTGGACGACGCCTTCTCGCAGATCGACCAGCAATGCACCGGCAATCTCGCGGCCTTCATCGCCGAGCCGATCCTCAGCAGCGGCGGCGTGATCGAGTTGCCGCCGGGCTACCTGACCGCCCTCAAGGCACATTGCGAGGCGCGCGGCATGCTCCTGATCCTAGATGAGGCGCAGACGGGTCTCGGCCGTACCGGCACGATGTTCGCCTTTCAGCGCGACGGCGTGGTTCCCGACATCCTGACGCTGTCGAAAACGCTGGGAGCCGGCATGCCGCTGGCCGCGGTGATGACCAGCGAAAGGATTGCGCAGGCTGCCGACGACAACGGGTTCTTCTTCTACACCACGCACGTCAACGATCCACTGCCGGCTGCCGTCGGCCTCAAGGTGCTCGAGATTGTCGTCCGCGACCGTCTACACGAGCGGGCGAAGCAGGCCGGAGATCAACTTGCCGCGGGCCTGCTGCGGTTGAAGCAGCGCCATCCCTGCATCGGCGACGTCCGTGGCCGTGGCCTGCTCCGAGGGATCGAGTTCACCGACCATGATGGCAAAGACGCGACCCAGATTTCGAACGCGGTGACTTACGCGGCCATGGATATCGGCCTGGTCGCCAATCTCGTCCGGTCCGGGACCTCGGGCGGCGTCATGCGGATCGCGCCGCCGCTGACGGTGAAGGACGAGGAGATCGAACAGGGCCTGGACCTACTGGGCCGGGCTATCGCAACCGTCACCCGACACTGA